The following are encoded in a window of Etheostoma cragini isolate CJK2018 chromosome 7, CSU_Ecrag_1.0, whole genome shotgun sequence genomic DNA:
- the ncoa6 gene encoding nuclear receptor coactivator 6 isoform X6 has translation MAHRRTPPPLSQRTEYLEPDNDSDRDSGVGEDDDSHGGAATEEEKDNTHDGTEENCEEGEDFTVFVAFQGNMEDEDFIQKLDTILSGIPNMLDMGSERLQPQHVEPWNSVRVTFNIPRDAAERLRLLAQNNQQQLRDLGILSVQIEGEGSINVAVGPNRVQEVRVNGPIGAPGQMRMDVGFPGQPGPGVRMANPTMVPTGPGMAGQAMVPGSSGQMHPRVPRPSSQTGSDVMDPMMPGMSVQQQLHHQQAGPHVSGPMPPQAAHHMQALQGGRPLNPAALQQLQQQQHHQQQQAQQQAQQQAQQQAQQQAQLSQLGPRPPFNPSGQMAVPPGWNQLPSGVLQSPAAQGGPAWRKPPPQAQMVQRPPSLATVQTPSHPPPPYPFGSQQAGQVFNAMGQGQLQQQQQTGVGQFAAPQPKGPQAGPGGVAGPPRAPPPLPTTSGPQGNLTAKSPGSSSSPFQQGSPGTPPMMAQRPTTPQGFPQGVGSPGRVALGQQGNMQQGFMGMPQHGQPGAQVHPGMQKRPMGFPNPNFVQGQVSASTAGTPGGGASQQLQSSQAMTHTGAPPSVSTPNSMQGPPHAQPNVMGVQSSMAGLPPGTTTGPIMGQQQPGLQTQMMGLQHQVQPVSSSPSQKVQGQGGGQTVLSRPLSQGQRGGMTPPKQMMPQQGQGVMHGQGQMVGGQGHQAMLLQQQQQQQQQQQQQNSMMEQMVANQMQGNKQAFGGKIPAGVMPGQMIRGPAPNVPGNMAQFQGQVVPQQMTPQQQQQQMAQLQQQQLQQQQQQQHQLQQLQQQQQQQQQQQHQQMNQQQSQVPIAGNPNQAMGMHGQQMRLPAGHPLIQQQLQQQQLQQQQKQQQQAMLQQQQQATQQHPHPLGDPNSGAGDLGVQQMVPDMQAQQQQGMMGGPQHMQMGNGHFAGHGMNFNPQFPGQMPMGGPCVQPGGFPVNKDVTLTSPLLVNLLQSDISASQFGPGGKQGAGGGNQAKPKKKKPARKKKPKEGEGQQQVEGLGGLDVAAGMEDSEIPNLGGEQSLGLDNSGQKLPDFASRPAGFPGQPADQRVLQQVPMQFMQQQQQQQQQQQQQQQQQQQQQQQMQHMQQQQIQQQQMQQQQQIQQQMQQQQMQQQQQLQQQQMQQQQQMQQMQQMQGLQNAQGQQGMTGPQTSGQGQPQMHPHQLQQQQTQQPHLQQQQQQMMMMLKMQQEQAKNRMSIPPGGQLTPRSMGNPPEVQRLPVSQQGNMPVMISLQGHGGVPLSPDKARGLPLMVNPQLAGAVRRMSHPDAGPQGTGTEEAIAGSHPKQDRPGGPEIGLQPGNGTQQMMANQCSNAHMMKQGPGPSPMPQHTGASPQQQLPSQPQQAGPMPGLHFPNVPTTSQSSRPKTPNRASPRPYHHPLTPTNRPPSTEPSEINLSPERLNASIAGLFPPKINIPLPPRQPNLNRGFDQQGLNPTTLKAIGQAPPSLTLPGNNNNGTVGGNNTNSQQPFSTGTGVGGTGTKQDRQTGGQGKRASPSNSRRSSPASSRKSATPSPGRQKGTKMAITCPPPQQQQQQLVNPQGQTMMLSPTSVPPSPVSMPSQVSGAMETPQTQSPFHGMQGNPAEGARESQGMTAEQRQMPQPQSLRELSAPRMASSRFPMPQQPKPDLELQAGTVERHPASMQDSEVSPTLRSAPTSLNQLLDNSGIPNMPLRPIQSNTVRDVMGKDSPKSALDPERPLHSNFQDTDMSAAVTSTATVNESEVKPKPAVKIPTSSPNLQPVSISNSQSSPNKISNTTPSLSQNPISSLGVNPSPNINPTPTLCPTPSTNTNATTSVIPNPVTSGQSSPSLTVSTNLNSSSALNSASSALKPSSSPKSVTSGNSVIQIPASSSTISPSQITVFVTSNPITSAPTPQAPTSMVSTMVAVPNKNIRPQDIQQQAPAPRPPQFITTTPVFINPIFQVPGSSVAPNTTMVSQSVTMVGPIQVSTTNLQLSSAPSPTQSSLANMTSTQPTRSAVGQVQIATSVSSSVPVGTPPVLKQINSGAPFKTENVGEGGFAQKPIPPVRQPSPHPSPSTTSPFQPPLASPPLCSSPVAANTIRKSPMSPSPTAQLKSKPGQAASAISGTADSQQSLVERSAPGPTGAVPPQSIHPPASPAIQIETLAPQTTTTAAVPNTPPAVSSPIPVPGQVAVQVVTQAPVPAPASISSQAVTSQAPVVTVVGATTCVSSTTLSTVAPVQSPVPSIVAGSGPTLKVAPTTSSPVANPSRVSPAQPDPPTIEPPMPPAAVSAEITQTMPAPIQQDVPPAQEPVASEKMGEEVLTGSEQGWAKKRKTPINLVPRAAVEKPKGPSRRSSRAEKEVEEEPVADSGIRKRSARPGTSAAVKEAGASPTQAKRRKSK, from the exons ATGGCGCATCGACGCACCCCACCTCCGCTGTCCCAGAGGACTGAGTACCTGGAACCTGATAACGATTCCGACAGGGACTCTGGTGTTGGGGAGGATGATGACAGCCATGGAGGCGCAgcaacagaggaggagaaagataaCACGCATGATGGCACGGAAGAAAACTGCGAGGAGGGAGaagattttacagtttttgttgcctttcaAGGGAATATGGAGGACGAGGACTTCATTCAAAAACTTGACACTATCCTCAGTGGGATACCAAACATGCTGGATATGG GCTCGGAGAGGCTACAGCCACAACATGTGGAGCCGTGGAACAGTGTGCGTGTTACCTTTAACATTCCTCGGGATGCTGCTGAGCGACTCAGACTGTTGGCCCAGAACAaccagcagcagctcagagacCTGGGGATTCTCTCCGTGCAAATAGAAG GGGAAGGGTCCATCAATGTGGCTGTGGGACCAAATAGAGTGCAAGAAGTCAGAGTGAATGGACCAATTGGAGCACCTGGCCAGATGAGAATGGATGTTGGCTTTCCAGGACAGCCTGGTCCAG GGGTTAGGATGGCTAATCCAACAATGGTTCCCACTGGGCCTGGTATGGCAGGTCAGGCTATGGTACCAGGCAGCAGTGGACAGATGCATCCTCGTGTTCCCAGACCATCTTCACAGACAGGTTCAG ATGTTATGGATCCAATGATGCCAGGCATGTCAGTTCAGCAGCAACTTCATCACCAACAGGCTGGTCCCCATGTCTCAGGCCCAATGCCTCCTCAGGCTGCCCATCACATGCAGGCCCTGCAGGGTGGGAGACCACTCAACCCTGCAGCACTGCAGcagcttcaacaacaacaacatcaccaACAGCAGCAGGCCCAGCAGCAGGCCCAGCAGCAGGCCCAGCAACAGGCCCAGCAGCAGGCTCAGCTCTCCCAGCTTGGACCTAGACCTCCATTCAACCCATCGGGCCAGATGGCTGTGCCTCCTGGCTGGAACCAGTTGCCCTCTGGGGTCCTCCAGTCACCAGCTGCCCAAGGAGGCCCTGCCTGGAGAAAGCCCCCACCCCAAGCCCAAATGGTTCAACGTCCACCCTCCCTTGCTACAGTTCAGACTCCCagccaccccccacccccttacCCATTTGGCAGCCAGCAAGCTGGGCAGGTATTCAATGCCATGGGACAGggacaactacaacaacaacagcagacaGGAGTTGGTCAGTTTGCCGCTCCCCAGCCTAAAGGCCCACAGGCTGGCCCTGGTGGTGTTGCAGGACCACCCAGAGCCCCTCCACCACTTCCAACAACTTCTGGACCGCAGGGCAACCTCACTGCCAAGTCCCCTGGTTCCTCCTCGTCTCCTTTTCAGCAGGGTTCACCTGGGACTCCTCCCATGATGGCTCAGAGACCTACAACTCCACAGGGTTTTCCCCAGGGCGTTGGATCACCAGGAAGAGTAGCCCTTGGCCAACAGGGTAACATGCAACAAGGATTCATGGGAATGCCCCAGCATGGACAGCCTGGTGCCCAAGTTCACCCAG GTATGCAAAAGCGTCCCATGGGCTTTCCAAACCCAAACTTTGTCCAAGGTCAGGTGAGTGCCAGCACTGCAGGAACCCCTGGTGGAGGAGCCAGTCAGCAGCTACAGAGCAGCCAAGCAATGACTCACACAG GAGCTCCACCTTCAGTCTCCACTCCAAACTCAATGCAGGGTCCACCTCATGCCCAACCCAATGTTATGGGTGTACAAAGTAGCATGGCAGGACTGCCCCCTGGTACAACCACTGGGCCTATTATGGGCCAGCAACAGCCTGGCCTCCAGACCCAGATGATGGGCCTCCAGCATCAGGTCCAGCCCGTGTCTTCCTCCCCCAGCCAGAAGGTTCAAGGCCAGGGTGGAGGTCAGACTGTCCTTTCAAGGCCCCTCAGTCAAGGGCAGAGAGGAGGGATGACCCCACCCAAGCAAATGATGCCTCAGCAAGGCCAGGGGGTGATGCATGGGCAGGGTCAGATGGTTGGAGGCCAAGGGCACCAGGCCATGCtcctacagcagcagcagcaacaacaacaacaacaacagcaacaaaactcCATGATGGAACAAATGGTTGCCAACCAGATGCAAGGCAACAAGCAGGCCTTTGGAGGCAAGATTCCTGCTGGGGTCATGCCTGGTCAGATGATTCGAGGCCCTGCTCCAAATGTTCCAGGTAACATGGCTCAGTTCCAGGGCCAGGTTGTACCACAGCAGATGACtccacaacaacagcagcagcaaatgGCTCAACTCCAACAACAgcaattacaacaacaacagcagcaacagcaccAGTTACAAcagctacagcagcagcagcagcagcagcaacaacaacaacatcagcagATGAACCAGCAACAATCCCAGGTTCCTATTGCTGGCAATCCTAATCAAGCTATGGGCATGCATGGGCAACAGATGAGGCTCCCTGCAGGTCATCCTCTTATCCAACAACAGTTGCAACAGCAGcagttacagcagcagcagaagcaacagcaacaggccatgttgcaacagcaacaacaggcAACTCAACAACATCCACATCCTTTGGGAGATCCTAATAGTGGGGCAGGGGACTTGGGGGTCCAACAGATGGTCCCTGATATGCAggcacagcagcagcaaggCATGATGGGGGGTCCTCAGCACATGCAGATGGGAAATGGCCACTTTGCAGGACATGGCATGAACTTTAACCCACAGTTCCCTGGTCAGATGCCAATGGGGGGACCCTGTGTACAGCCAGGAGGCTTTCCTGTCAACAAGGATGTAACGCTGACTAGCCCACTGCTGGTCAACCTGCTGCAGAGTGATATCTCAGCCAGCCAGTTTGGGCCCGGAGGAAAACAGGGAGCAGGGGGGGGGAATCAGGCCAAACCCAAAAAGAAGAAACCAGCACGAAAGAAGAAGCCCAAAGAGGGAGAAGGACAACAGCAAGTAGAGGGACTTgg TGGTCTTGATGTGGCTGCTGGCATGGAGGATTCTGAAATACCAAATCTGGGTGGTGAACAGAGTTTGGGATTAGATAACTCTGGCCAGAAACTCCCTGATTTTGCCAGCAGGCCTGCAG GCTTTCCTGGCCAACCTGCAGACCAGAGAGTATTGCAGCAGGTACCCATGCAGTttatgcagcagcagcagcaacaacaacaacaacaacaacaacaacaacagcaacagcagcagcaacaacaacaaatgcagcacatgcaacagcagcagatacagcaacaacaaatgcagcagcagcaacaaatacaacaacaaatgcaacagcaacaaatgcaacagcagcaacaattacaacaacagcagatgcagcaacaacagcagatGCAACAGATGCAGCAGATGCAGGGTCTCCAGAATGCTCAAGGGCAACAGGGGATGACGGGGCCGCAGACTTCGGGTCAAGGCCAGCCCCAGATGCACCCTCATcagctacagcagcagcaaactCAACAACCACACTTGCAACAGCAG cagcagcagatgatgatgatgctgaagATGCAGCAGGAACAGGCAAAGAATCGCATGTCCATCCCCCCGGGAGGGCAGCTCACTCCTAGGAGCATGGGCAATCCACCTGAGGTGCAGAGGCTCCCTGTATCACAACAAGGCAACATGCCTGTCATGATCAGCCTTCAAGGACACGGGGGGGTACCGCTGTCACCTGACAAAGCCAGAGGGTTGCCCCTGATGGTGAACCCACAG CTTGCAGGCGCTGTGCGAAGAATGTCCCATCCTGATGCAGGTCCTCAAGGCACTGGAACTGAAGAGGCTATTGCAGGGTCCCACCCGAAGCAGGACAGGCCTGGTGGCCCTGAAATTGGGTTGCAGCCTGGAAATGGAACCCAACAGATGATGGCCAATCAGTGCTCCAACGCTCACATGATGAAGCAAGGCCCTGGTCCATCACCAATGCCCCAACATACTGGAGCCAGTCCCCAGCAACAATTACCAAGTCAGCCTCAGCAAGCAGGCCCCATGCCTGGCCTTCATTTCCCCAATGTCCCCACAACTTCACAGAGCTCCAGGCCAAAAACCCCCAACAGAGCCAGCCCCAGACCCTACCACCATCCTCTCACCCCAACTAATCGTCCACCCAGTACTGAGCCCTCCGAAATCAACCTTTCACCTGAGAGGCTAAATGCCTCGATTGCAGGGCTTTTTCCTCCCAAAATCAACATTCCTCTGCCTCCCAGGCAGCCTAACCTAAACAGGGGATTTGATCAGCAAGGTCTTAACCCAACAACTCTGAAAGCAATTGGACAGGCGCCTCCTAGCTTAACTTTACCAgggaacaacaacaatggcaCTGTGGGTGGAAATAACACTAACAGTCAGCAGCCTTTCTCTACTGGCACTGGAGTAGGAGGCACTGGCACTAAACAGGACAGGCAGACTGGAGGGCAGGGTAAGAGGGCAAGTCCTAGTAATAGCCGGAGGTCAAGTCCAGCCTCTAGCCGGAAGTCAGCCACCCCAAGTCCAGGGAGACAAAAGGGGACAAAGATGGCCATCACCTGCCCTCctccccagcagcagcagcagcagttggtCAACCCTCAAGGGCAAACCATGATGCTAAGCCCTACCTCAGTACCCCCAAGTCCAGTATCTATGCCTTCACAAGTGAGCGGGGCTATGGAGACACCGCAGACTCAGAGCCCCTTTCATGGGATGCAAGGTAACCCTGCTGAGGGAGCCAGGGAAAGTCAGGGAATGACAGCAGAGCAGCGACAGATGCCCCAGCCACAGTCTTTAAGGGAGTTATCAGCTCCCAGAATGGCAAGTTCTCGTTTCCCCATGCCTCAGCAGCCTAAACCTGACTTAGAACTGCAGGCTGGTACAGTTGAGAGGCACCCAGCATCTATGCAGGACTCCGAGGTCTCACCTACTCTCAGGTCAGCTCCAACCTCCCTCAACCAGTTACTGGATAACTCTGGTATACCAAACATGCCTCTTCGGCCCATACAAAGTAATACTGTTAGGGATGTTATGGGGAAGGACAGCCCAAAGTCTGCTTTGGACCCTGAGAGACCACTCCACAGTAATTTCCAGGATACAGACATGTCAGCTGCTGTCACTTCCACTGCCACTGTAAATGAGTCGGAAGTTAAACCCAAACCTGCTGTAAAAATCCCTACCAGCAGTCCTAATTTGCAGCCTGTGTCAATTTCCAACTCACAGTCTAGCCCTAACAAGATCTCTAATACTACCCCCAGCCTTAGCCAAAACCCCATCTCCAGCCTTGGTGTCAATCCCAGTCCAAATATAAACCCAACACCCACCCTCTGCCCCACTCCTAGTACTAACACTAATGCCACCACAAGTGTAATCCCCAACCCAGTCACTTCCGGTCAGAGCAGTCCTTCCCTGACTGTAAGTACCAATTTGAACTCCAGCTCTGCTTTAAACTCAGCCAGCTCAGCTCTAAAACCAAGCTCTAGTCCTAAATCTGTGACAAGTGGTAACTCAGTCATACAGATCCCTGCCTCTTCTAGCACAATTTCCCCCAGCCAGATAACTGTGTTTGTCACCTCTAACCCCATCACCTCTGCCCCCACTCCCCAGGCACCCACATCTATGGTCTCCACCATGGTGGCTGTGCCTAACAAGAACATTAGACCTCAGGATATCCAGCAGCAGGCCCCTGCCCCCCGACCTCCTCAGTTTATCACCACCACCCCTGTATTTATTAACCCAATTTTCCAGGTCCCAGGTTCATCTGTGGCTCCCAATACCACCATGGTATCACAGTCAGTCACCATGGTGGGGCCTATCCAAGTGTCCACTACAAACCTCCAACTTTCTTCTGCCCCAAGCCCCACCCAGTCCTCATTGGCTAACATGACCAGCACTCAGCCCACCAGAAGTGCTGTTGGACAGGTCCAGATTGCCACTAGTGTGTCCTCATCAGTCCCAGTTGGTACTCCCCCAGTTCTTAAGCAAATTAACTCAGGGGCCCCCTTTAAAACCGAAAATGTAGGTGAGGGAGGGTTTGCTCAGAAACCTATTCCTCCAGTCCGGCAGCCATCTCCCCATCCAAGCCCTTCAACAACATCTCCCTTTCAGCCACCCCtggcttctcctcctctctgctctagTCCTGTGGCAGCTAACACTATTCGAAAGAGCCCCATGTCACCATCTCCCACTGCCCAGCTGAAGAGTAAACCTGGACAGGCTGCTTCAGCTATTTCTGGTACAGCTGATTCCCAGCAGAGTCTTGTAGAAAGGTCTGCGCCAGGGCCCACTGGGGCGGTGCCACCACAGAGCATTCATCCTCCTGCTAGTCCTGCCATTCAGATTGAGACATTAGCTCCTCAAACTACTACTACGGCAGCTGTTCCAAACACTCCACCTGCTGTCTCCTCTCCAATCCCAGTTCCTGGCCAAGTGGCTGTTCAGGTTGTCACCCAGGCTCCAGTGCCTGCACCAGCCTCTATCTCAAGCCAGGCTGTAACTTCTCAAGCTCCTGTTGTCACTGTAGTTGGTGCTACCACATGTGTCTCTTCTACTACCCTCTCTACGGTTGCTCCTGTACAAAGTCCTGTACCGTCCATTGTTGCTGGATCTGGACCTACTCTGAAGGTTGCCCCTACCACATCCTCCCCAGTTGCTAACCCCAGCAGAGTTTCACCAGCTCAGCCTGACCCTCCAACCATTGAGCCCCCCATGCCGCCAGCTGCTGTATCTGCTGAAATTACTCAGACCATGCCAG CACCTATTCAACAAGATGTCCCACCGGCCCAGGAACCTGTTGCCAGTGAGAAGATGG GTGAAGAGGTCTTGACAGGTTCTGAGCAGGG ATgggcaaagaaaagaaagacgcCCATCAACTTAGTCCCAAG GGCTGCTGTGGAGAAGCCCAAGGGACCGAGCAGACGCAGCTCCCGGGCagagaaggaggtggaggaagagcCAGTAGCAGACAGTGGCATTAGGAAGAGATCAGCCAGGCCTGGCACCAGTGCTGCTGTAAAAG AAGCTGGAGCAAGCCCCACCCAGGCCAAACGAAGGAAGTCTAAATAG